TGATGTCGTTCGAGAACTTCAATACCACGCTGTTCCTGGTGGGGTCGGAACCCACCCTGCCCATCAACCTGTACCTGCAGGTGCGCGACGGCTCCACCCCGGTCATCAACGCCATCTCGTTCCTGCTCATCGTGGGCACCTCGCTGGTGGCGTGCGTGAATTTGTATGCTGGGCGGAAGACCGAAGCCAGTTAGCGCGCCTTGTCCTTTTGTCTTCAGACTTCGTCAGGCGTCGCTTTTTGCTCCGGTCACGGACGGAAGAGTCCGCTCCCTTCGCAAAAAGCTCGCCTTCCTTGCCTGAAGGCAAAAATCCTGCGGCGCGCGGGCGGAGTGGGTATGCTCAGCTGCATCGTTGTTTGTCGGTGAAAACGTCTTGTTTCATTGATTCAGGAGGTCAGCATGTCCGGCGCAACCACGCCCCGTGAAGGATACTATGCCCTGCGCGAAGGGCGGGTGCTGTGCATCGCCCATCGCGGCGCGCGCTCCGTGGCGCCCGAAAACACCATCCTCGCCGCCCAGCGCGGGCTGGAGGAAGGCGCGGACCTGTGGGAACTGGACGTGCAGCTCACCGCCGACGGCCATCTGGTGGTGGTGCACGACGACACCCTGGACCGCACCACCGACGTGGCCTCCCGCCCGGAATACGCGGGCCGCGCCCCGTGGCGGGTGTGCGACTTCACCCTGGACGAATTGCGCGGGCTGGATGCGGGCAGCTGGTACCAGACCGCCGATCCGCACGGCCAGATCGCCTCGGGCGGGGTTACGGCGGACGACCTGGCCCTGTTCCCCGGCCTGCGCATCCCCACGCTGGACGAGGCGCTGGCCTTCACGGCGGACCACGGCTGGCGCGTCAACGTGGAAATCAAGGACATGACCGTCAACGCCGACGGCAGCCCCGGCAGCCCCACGTATCCCGGTGACGAGGCGGTGGTCCGCGCCGTGCTGGAATGCATCCGCGCCCATGGCCTGACAGAGCGGGTGCTGCTGTCTTCCTTCCGGCACGACTGCCTGCGCCACGCGGCCCGCATGGAACCCGCGCTGGCCCTTGCCGCGCTGGTGGAGGACGTACGCCCGGACGACCCCGTGGCCCTGTGTCGCGACC
This genomic window from Nitratidesulfovibrio sp. SRB-5 contains:
- a CDS encoding glycerophosphodiester phosphodiesterase, whose product is MSGATTPREGYYALREGRVLCIAHRGARSVAPENTILAAQRGLEEGADLWELDVQLTADGHLVVVHDDTLDRTTDVASRPEYAGRAPWRVCDFTLDELRGLDAGSWYQTADPHGQIASGGVTADDLALFPGLRIPTLDEALAFTADHGWRVNVEIKDMTVNADGSPGSPTYPGDEAVVRAVLECIRAHGLTERVLLSSFRHDCLRHAARMEPALALAALVEDVRPDDPVALCRDLGVVAYHPGDDIVTEADVAALRAMGVAVNVWTVNEEADMRRFMDWGVAGLITDVPLLCWGLLRERGLSA